In Chloroflexota bacterium, one DNA window encodes the following:
- a CDS encoding glycosyltransferase family 2 protein, producing the protein MTTLSVVIPAYNEEDGIDRVIKRVLGARDALKRAGADLEFIIVDDGSRDQTAARISAYPDVHLIRHPKNRGYGAAIKTGFRHACGEYLAFLDADATYPPENLPDLTRAAIEQGGDMVVASRMSGAKSEMPLTRRVGNLAFSMLLSLIGNQRVRDTASGMRVIRRSKLESLYPLPDGLQFTPAMSTRALHENLKVIEVPVPYAERVGRSKLSVVRDGFRFTNAIVWTALAYNPVRILGLIALAMIALAGLVALYTIGLRASGVTTLNPWQLYLIFGAVLFSIAGISLFTLGAMFNYLVALFHKKPVRQGLFGKPLFKTPLEYQFGWMGVVAALGGAAIGAGALVLSLQGWDIARLWLYLLVAAAFSIIGIQLSVSWIVMRVLDELAQRDAFAQRDLAEDA; encoded by the coding sequence ATGACTACATTATCGGTTGTTATTCCAGCATACAACGAAGAGGATGGGATTGACCGCGTGATCAAACGCGTGCTCGGCGCGCGCGACGCGCTCAAGCGTGCTGGCGCGGATCTCGAATTTATCATCGTGGACGACGGCTCGCGCGACCAAACTGCCGCGCGCATCAGCGCGTATCCCGATGTGCACTTGATTCGTCATCCGAAAAATCGCGGGTATGGCGCGGCGATCAAGACCGGCTTTCGTCACGCGTGCGGCGAGTATCTGGCGTTCCTCGATGCGGACGCGACGTATCCGCCGGAGAATTTGCCCGACCTGACGCGCGCGGCAATCGAGCAGGGCGGCGACATGGTGGTCGCCTCGCGGATGAGCGGCGCGAAGAGCGAGATGCCGTTGACGCGACGCGTGGGCAACCTGGCGTTTTCGATGTTGCTCAGTTTGATTGGCAACCAACGCGTGCGCGATACCGCGTCCGGGATGCGCGTGATTCGGCGCAGCAAACTCGAATCGCTCTATCCGTTGCCGGATGGTTTGCAATTTACGCCCGCGATGAGCACGCGCGCCTTGCACGAAAATCTTAAGGTGATCGAAGTGCCCGTGCCGTACGCCGAACGCGTCGGTCGTTCGAAACTGTCCGTCGTGCGCGACGGCTTTCGCTTTACGAACGCGATTGTGTGGACGGCGCTCGCGTACAACCCCGTTCGGATCCTCGGTTTGATCGCGCTGGCGATGATCGCGCTCGCGGGACTCGTCGCGCTGTACACGATTGGTTTGCGTGCGAGTGGCGTGACGACGTTGAACCCGTGGCAATTGTATCTCATTTTTGGCGCGGTGCTGTTTAGCATCGCCGGCATCAGTTTGTTTACGCTCGGCGCGATGTTCAACTATCTCGTCGCGCTGTTTCACAAGAAACCGGTTCGGCAGGGCTTGTTCGGCAAGCCGCTGTTCAAGACGCCGCTCGAATATCAGTTCGGTTGGATGGGCGTGGTCGCGGCGCTCGGCGGCGCGGCGATTGGCGCGGGCGCGCTGGTGTTGAGTCTGCAAGGGTGGGACATTGCGCGGTTGTGGTTGTATTTGTTGGTTGCCGCCGCATTTAGCATCATCGGCATTCAGTTGAGTGTGTCGTGGATCGTGATGCGCGTGCTCGACGAACTCGCGCAACGCGACGCGTTCGCGCAACGCGATTTGGCAGAAGATGCGTAG